A genomic region of Haliotis asinina isolate JCU_RB_2024 chromosome 1, JCU_Hal_asi_v2, whole genome shotgun sequence contains the following coding sequences:
- the LOC137283623 gene encoding uncharacterized protein yields MAVCAAMKTHGLLFLAITSVVLCPTVEGLVIREGENASLSWNQPDPPVREFSILKSDTCIFKVSNYDNIAPCTSRVMFTGNVTSEGHGVFSFVLVNVTLDDGGRYTCNHGGSTIAHCGKELHVLDVPATCGLSGEPLSVSWNLPNPGVKEFTVMMSGECFFHIVNYNQVTKCGNLNGHFTGNITQSGNGVFSFDLPPLESSYDGYFRCYVGPPNSSGSRIPACGQEVSVIYDLQHPYIARPDTIPPGEPLTLTCHFTTAVIRIRYHHIIASFSWRRNGVVLETGYRYKLTSQNSQWDPRVRYYIGYLTIRDVGAEAGTDSYTCEAVLDHSLSTEQSDAVTIGKTLSTDLYKNRTLARERENAAMVWKLPLDGLWHRIKNPRSYTVMSAINSTTHVWQSAWSKIRITGIIVFPDSRALLLTMYNVMLRDAGHYRCIPARCDTVLVVQKRPSKPTVVQGNMTFTCSSTAKSLPKEYRPPLSYIWRRNRHQLQLGGGYWMDGPHLFLPYNTYYGGKYSCQSKEGSLTSLWSDSFTLEGKDVRKEDQGGYSCRTEQQISLSDWSETIQVTVLADQSPTTAVVAGACTAVLACAAIIFTAFLLQYKKMKRSLEERYIPREGVRMSDIVKSDTDDAEYYALITD; encoded by the exons GGCTCGTGATTCGCGAAGGGGAAAATGCGTCTTTGTCATGGAATCAGCCGGATCCACCGGTCAGGGAATTTTCGATTCTAAAATCAGACACCTGCATCTTCAAAGTCAGTAACTATGACAACATCGCCCCCTGCACGTCGCGGGTGATGTTTACCGGAAACGTGACCTCAGAGGGACATGGCGTATTCagttttgtattggtgaatgtcacCCTGGATGATGGCGGCAGGTATACATGTAACCACGGGGGATCAACAATAGCTCACTGTGGAAAAGAACTGCACGTGCTGG ATGTCCCTGCCACATGTGGTCTCAGTGGAGAACCTCTGTCTGTTTCGTGGAATCTGCCAAACCCTGGTGTCAAGGAGTTCAcggtgatgatgtcaggtgaATGCTTCTTCCACATTGTCAACTATAATCAAGTCACAAAGTGCGGCAACTTAAATGGACATTTCACCGGTAATATCACACAGTCCGGAAATGGCGTATTCAGCTTTGATCTGCCCCCTCTGGAATCCTCTTATGACGGGTACTTTAGATGCTATGTCGGTCCACCAAATTCAAGTGGGTCAAGAATACCTGCGTGCGGACAAGAAGTGTCCGTAATTT ATGACCTACAGCATCCATACATCGCCCGCCCCGACACCATACCCCCTGGAGAACCTTTAACACTTACCTGCCactttactactgctgttatACGGATCAGATACCATCACATCATCGCTTCCTTCTCATGGAGAAGAAATGGCGTTGTCCTGGAAACGGGGTATAGATATAAGTTGACATCACAGAACAGTCAGTGGGACCCAAGAGTTCGATATTACATTGGCTATCTGACAATCCGCGATGTCGGGGCGGAGGCTGGCACAGACAGTTACACATGTGAAGCAGTGCTGGATCACAGCCTCAGCACAGAGCAGAGCGATGCGGTCACCATCGGGAAGACAC TGTCAACAGATCTGTACAAAAATCGTACACTTGCACGCGAGAGAGAGAACGCCGCCATGGTATGGAAGCTACCCCTGGACGGACTATGGCACCGGATAAAGAACCCGAGATCTTACACAGTGATGTCAGCGATAAACAGCACTACACACGTCTGGCAGAGTGCTTGGTCAAAGATAAGGATAACTGGAATCATTGTATTCCCTGATTCCCGCGCTTTGCTGCTGACCATGTACAATGTGATGTTAAGGGATGCCGGACACTACCGTTGTATCCCAGCCAGGTGTGACACCGTTCTTGTTGTACAAA AACGTCCAAGCAAACCAACCGTTGTGCAAGGGAATATGACATTCACTTGCTCCTCAACAGCAAAGAGTCTGCCGAAGGAATATCGCCCACCATTGTCTTACATCTGGAGGAGAAATCGTCACCAGCTGCAACTTGGGGGAGGATATTGGATGGATGGACCGCATCTCTTTCTCCCTTACAACACATATTACGGAGgcaaatattcatgtcagtCCAAGGAGGGAAGTTTGACCTCTTTATGGAGTGATAGCTTCACTCTTGAAGGCAAAG ATGTCAGGAAGGAGGACCAGGGTGGATATTCGTGTCGGACTGAACAGCAAATCTCACTCTCTGACTGGAGCGAGACGATTCAAGTCACGGTGTTGG CCGATCAATCACCTACAACAGCCGTTGTTGCTGGTGCGTGTACAGCAGTTCTTGCATGTGCTGCAATAATATTCACCGCCTTTCTCCTTCAATACAAAAAAATGAAAC GTTCATTGGAGGAAAG ATATATCCCAAGAGAGGGTGTTCGAATGAGCGACATCGTCAAGTCAGACACAGACGATGCAGAGTATTACGCGCTCATAACAGACTAA
- the LOC137295337 gene encoding uncharacterized protein produces MESPTPQITDSPTPHITEPSAPQITESPTPYITEPPVPQITVSPTPHITEPAAPQITESPTPYITEPSVPQITVSPTPYITEPAAPQITESTTPYITEPAAPQITESTTPYITEPPAPQITESTTPYITEPAAPQITESTTPYITEPNAPQITESTTPYITEPNAPQITESTTPYITEPAAPQITESTTPYITEPAAPQITESPTPHITEPPAPQITITESSTPYITEPPAPQITESSTPYITEPPAPQITESTTPYITEPPAPQITESTTPYITEPAAPQITESTTPYITEPAAPQITESPTPYITEPAASQITESTTPYITEPAAPQITESPTPYITEPPAPQITESPAPYITEPSVPQITVSPIPYITEPAAPQITESTTPYITEPPAPQITESTTPYITEPAAPQITESTTPYITEPAAPQITESTTPYITEPNAPQITESTTPYITEPAAPQITESTTPYITEPAAPQITESTTPYITEPPAPQITESTTPHITEPAAPQVTEHRVTCSSDHTVSHISDHRPPTPRSWSLAPHITKPHTSEISYQRATCSSDHRASHTSDHRVSSDLRSRCHRHFRSLSESPAPQITEDIVSHTLYQRATHTSHLISLILPHHS; encoded by the exons ATGGAATCTCCCACACCTCAGATCACGGATTCTCCCACACCTCACATCACTGAGCCATCTGCCCCTCAGATCACGGAGTCTCCCACACCTTACATCACTGAGCCACCCGTTCCTCAGATCACAGTCTCTCCCACACCTCACATCACTGAGCCAGCTGCTCCTCAGATCACGGAGTCTCCCACACCTTACATCACTGAGCCATCCGTTCCTCAGATCACAGTCTCTCCCACACCTTACATCACTGAGCCAGCTGCTCCTCAGATCACGGAATCTACCACACCTTACATCACTGAGCCAGCTGCTCCTCAGATCACGGAGTCTACCACACCTTACATCACTGAGCCACCTGCTCCTCAGATCACGGAATCTACCACACCTTACATCACTGAGCCAGCTGCTCCTCAGATCACGGAGTCTACCACACCTTACATCACTGAGCCAAATGCTCCTCAGATCACGGAGTCTACCACACCTTACATCACTGAGCCAAATGCTCCTCAGATCACGGAGTCTACCACACCTTACATCACTGAGCCAGCTGCTCCTCAGATCACGGAGTCTACCACACCTTACATCACTGAGCCAGCTGCTCCTCAGATCACGGAGTCTCCCACACCTCACATCACTGAGCCACCTGCTCCTCAGATCACG ATCACGGAGTCTTCCACACCTTACATCACTGAGCCACCTGCTCCTCAGATCACGGAGTCTTCCACACCTTACATCACTGAGCCACCTGCTCCTCAGATCACGGAGTCTACCACACCTTACATCACTGAGCCACCTGCTCCTCAGATCACGGAATCTACCACACCTTACATCACTGAGCCAGCTGCTCCTCAGATCACGGAATCTACCACACCTTACATCACTGAGCCAGCTGCTCCTCAGATCACGGAGTCTCCTACACCTTACATCACTGAGCCAGCTGCTTCTCAGATCACGGAATCTACCACACCTTACATCACTGAGCCAGCTGCTCCTCAGATCACGGAGTCTCCCACACCTTACATCACTGAGCCACCTGCTCCTCAGATCACGGAATCTCCCGCACCTTACATCACTGAGCCATCCGTTCCTCAGATCACAGTCTCTCCCATACCTTACATCACTGAGCCAGCTGCTCCTCAGATCACGGAATCTACCACACCTTACATCACTGAGCCACCTGCTCCTCAGATCACGGAGTCTACCACACCTTACATCACTGAGCCAGCTGCTCCTCAGATCACGGAATCTACCACACCTTACATCACTGAGCCAGCTGCTCCTCAGATCACGGAGTCTACCACACCTTACATCACTGAGCCAAATGCTCCTCAGATCACGGAGTCTACCACACCTTACATCACTGAGCCAGCTGCTCCTCAGATCACGGAATCTACCACACCTTACATCACTGAGCCAGCTGCTCCTCAGATCACGGAATCTACCACACCTTACATCACTGAGCCACCTGCTCCTCAGATCACGGAGTCTACCACACCTCACATCACTGAGCCAGCTGCTCCTCAAGTCACGGAGCACAGAGTCACCTGCTCCTCAGATCACACAGTCTCACACATCTCAGATCACAGACCCCCTACACCCAGATCATGGAGCCTCGCACCTCATATCACGAAGCCTCATACATCTGAGATCTCATATCAGAGAGCCACCTGCTCCTCAGATCACAGAGCCTCTCACACCTCAGATCACAGAGTCTCCTCAGACCTCAGATCACGGTGCCACCGACACTTCAGATCTCTGTCAGAGTCACCTGCTCCTCAGATCACAGAAGACATAGTCTCCCACACCTTATATCAGAGAGCCACCCACACCTCACATCTCATATCACTGATCCTTCCACACCATTCTTAA
- the LOC137295410 gene encoding ankyrin repeat domain-containing protein 50-like, giving the protein MNEEVIDVTVSEQYVKSTDGNQNCIGSSNSTDSHESSSSLTLHGACRVGDLERVGHILSLSVVDVNSRDEEKGRTPLMVAAWKGHERIFDLLVRKGANASLVDNKSRNILHWACTGGHPDMVEHVLTRYSMYINSRTNIGVTPLMKAAYHGHTDVFDYLVSIGANVSLVDNDGDNLLHFASMGGHANMVEHILSQDLVNINSKGKHGRTPLMRAAYYGNTKMLDLLVRKGSRISSVDDTGENILHLASMGGHLEMVKYILSHNMADINAKDNDGDTAAMLAKLYGHRAVYDFLQNV; this is encoded by the coding sequence ATGAATGAAGAAGTAATTGATGTCACTGTATCAGAGCAATATGTCAAATCTACAGATGGCAACCAGAACTGCATTGGATCATCAAATAGCACTGACAGCCATGAATCTTCAAGCAGCCTCACACTTCATGGTGCTTGTCGGGTGGGGGACCTGGAGCGGGTGGGACACATCCTATCTCTGAGTGTGGTAGACGTCAACAGTAGAGACGAGGAGAAAGGACGGACACCACTCATGGTGGCAGCATGGAAGGGACACGAACGGATATTTGACCTTTTAGTGAGAAAAGGAGCTAATGCATCATTAGTGGATAATAAAAGCCGCAATATCCTGCATTGGGCCTGCACAGGAGGTCATCCGGACATGGTGGAACATGTACTCACACGGTACAGCATGTATATCAACAGCAGAACAAATATCGGAGTAACACCCCTGATGAAGGCTGCTTATCATGGACACACAGACGTGTTTGATTACCTCGTGTCAATTGGAGCtaatgtgtcactggtggataACGACGGAGACAATTTACTTCATTTTGCTTCCATGGGAGGACATGCCAATATGGTAGAGCACATTCTGTCACAGGACCTTGTGAACATTAACAGTAAGGGGAAACATGGAAGGACACCGTTGATGAGAGCAGCGTATTACGGAAACACAAAAATGTTGGACCTGCTTGTGAGGAAAGGCTCTCGAATTTCCTCAGTTGATGATACTGGAGAAAACATACTACATTTGGCTTCTATGGGGGGACATCTGGAGATGGTGAAGTACATCCTGTCACATAACATGGCAGACATCAATGCCAAGGACAACGATGGCGACACCGCAGCCATGCTAGCCAAGCTTTATGGACATCGTGCAGTGTATGACTTTCTACAAAATGTTTAA